The DNA segment CACCTGCCCGAGCAGGATGTCGTTGATCTTCTTGTTGCGCTCCTCCGAGAAGATGCGGACCTCGTCGCGGGCGTTCTTCTCGAGCCGGTCGATCTCCTGGTTCTCGATCTCCTGAGCGCGAATGTCCTTCTCCACTCCCTTGCGGGAGAAGATCTTGACGTCGACGATCGTGCCCTCGATGCCGGGCGGAACCTTGAGCGAGGCGTCGCGAACGTCGCCGGCCTTCTCGCCGAAGATCGCCCGCAGGAGCTTCTCTTCCGGGGTCAGCTGGGTCTCGCCCTTGGGCGTCACCTTGCCGACCAGGATGTCACCGGCCTTGACCGTGGCGCCGATGCGGATGATCCCCGCCTCGTCGAGATCCTTGAGCGCGGCCTCCGAGACGTTCGGGATGTCGCGCGTGATCTCTTCCGGTCCGAGCTTGGTGTCCCGAGACTCGATCTCGAACTCCTCGATGTGGATGGAGGTGAAGTAGTCCTCTTTCACCATCTTCTCGGAGATCAGAATCGCGTCTTCGAAGTTGTATCCCCGCCATGGCGTGAACGCCACGAGGACGTTCCTGCCGAGCGCCAGCTCGCCCATGTCCGTGGACGGACCGTCGGCCAGAACGTCGCCCTTGCGGACGCGGGTTCCCTGCTTCACGACCGGACGCTGGTTGATGCAGGTGTTCTGGTTCGAGCGCCGGAACTTGGTCAACTGGTAGATGTCGGCGCCGAATTCCTTCTGCTCGCCGGTCTCGATGTCCTCACCCTCGACGCGGACGATGATGCGCTCGCCGTCCACCAGGTCGACGATTCCGCCGCGCTGGCAGAGAACCACGGCGCCAGAGTCTCTGGCGACGGTGCCTTCGAGGCCGGTGCCCACGATCGGCGCATCGGCTACGAGCAGCGGAACGGCCTGGCGCTGCATGTTGGAACCCATCAGTGCGCGGTTGGCGTCGTCGTGCTCGAGGAAGGGGATGAGCGCCGCCGCCACCGACACCAGCTGCTTCGGGCTGATGTCCATGTAGTCGACGCGATCGCGCTCGACGGTGACGAAGTCGCCGCCGGCCCGGGCGATCACCCGGTCGTCCCGGAAGATTCCCTTGTCGTCGGTGCGCTGGTTCGCCTGCGCGATGATGTACTTCTCCTCTTCCCAGGCGGTGAGATAGAAGGCCTGAGGTTCGGGCTCGATCAGACGCTTGCCGGCCTTCGCCAGGCGCGCGTTCTCACCGAGGAGGTCGTCCTCGGTGATCAGCTGGCCGAGCTTGAACTTGCCGTCGCCGACCTTGACGACCTTGTAGTGGTTGAGCACGCGCCCGTTCTCGACCTTCTTGTAGGGGCTCTCGATGAACCCGTACTCGTTGATCCGGGCGTATGTCGCGAGCGACGAGATCAGACCGATGTTCGGGCCTTCCGGCGTCTCGATCGGGCAGATGCGGCCGTAGTGGGAGGCGTGGACGTCGCGAACCTCGAAGCCAGCGCGCTCCCGTGAGAGGCCGCCCGGTCCGAGGGCCGAGAGACGGCGCTTGTGGGTGACTTCGGAAAGCGGATTCGTCTGGTCCATGAACTGCGACAGCTGGGACGAGCCGAAGAACTCCTTGATCGCCGCAATGACAGGCTTGGAGTTGATCAGGTCGTGCGGCATCGCCGAATCGATGTCCTGATGGACGGACATCTTCTCCTTGATCGCGCGCTCCATGCGCACGAGGCCGATGCGGAACTGGTTCTCGAGCAGCTCGCCCACCGCGCGCACCCGGCGGTTGCCGAGGTTGTCGATGTCGTCCACCCGTCCGATGTCCTTGTGCAGCCGCAGCAGATACTCGATGACGCGGATGAAGTCCGACTCCGACAGGGTCTTCTGATCGACCGGAACCTCGGAATCGAGCTTGATGTTGAACTTGAAGCGCCCGACGCGCGAGAAGTCGTAGCGCTTGGCGTCGAAGAACATGCCGTAGAACAGCGACCGCGCCGAGTCGAGCGTCGGAGGATCGCCCGGGCGCATGCGGCGATAGATCTCGAGCAGGGCTTCCTTGGAGTTGCGCGTGTTGTCCTTGGCAAGCGTGTTCGACAGCACGGCGCCGCACAGATCCCACTCCGGGAAGATGACCTCGACGCCGGTGTGGTTCTTGCCCTTCAGGCGCTCCGAAATGTCCGCCGGTACGAGATCGTTGGCCTCGAAGAGGACTTCGCCGGTCTCGAGGTCGACGACGTCGGCGGCGAAGAGCGCGCTCTCGAGGTCTGAAGTCTTGACCTTCGTCTGGACGGGCTTGCCCTGCTCCAGTTCGGCGACCATGGCTTTCGAAAGGGTGACGCCGGCGAAGACCGGGTAGGTTTCCCGGCGGCCGCGCGTCTGCCGGTCACGATGCCGCTCCCGCTCCAGCACCGTCGGCGGGATCGTCAGCGTGAACTCCGAGGGGTTCGAGACGTCGACGCCCACCGCCGCGTAGAACTGGCGCAGGATCGACTCGTCGGTCTCGAGGCCCAGGGCGCGCAGGAACACGGTGCCGTGGAACTTGCGCTTGCGGTCGATACGGACCGAGAGCACTTCCTTCTGGTCGTACTCGAACTCCACCCACGATCCACGATAGGGGATGATCTTCGAGAGATACGTGCGCGGGCCTTCCTTGGTGAAGAACACTCCGGGGGAGCGGTGCAGCTGGCTCACGATCACGCGCTCGGTGCCGTTCACGATGAAGGTACCGTGATCGCTCATCAGCGGGATCTCGCCGAAGTAGACCTCTTCCTCCTTGGCGTCACGCATCATTCGCGCGCCCGTCTCGGGGTCCTTGTCGTAGACGAACAGCCGGAACGTCACTTTGAGAGGCACGGCGAAGGTCATGCCGCGTTCCTGGCAGTCGGCGATCGAATAGTCGAGATGCAGATCGACCGGGTTGCCGCAAGTGTCGCACTTGGTGACCCGGTTCTTGTTCACGAAGCCGCACTGGGTGCAGGTGACCGTCTCTTCGTGGGGATGGTCGGTCATGACCCTGGAACCGCAGTTGGTGCAGGTGGTGCGAAGGAACTCCAGACCCTTCATCTCACCGCACTTGCACTGCCATTCTCCGATGGTGTACTTCACGAAATCGAGCGAACAGGTTTCGCGGAAGTCGGAGAACGGGAAGATGCTGGTGAACACCGACTGCAAGCCCTGATTCGCCCGCTCCTCGGGGAGCAGGTTCATCTGCAGGAATCGGTCATAGGACCGCTTCTGGACGTCGATCAGGTTCGGGATCGCGAGCGTGCTCTGAATCCGCGAGAAGTTTTTGCGGGTGCGGCCTACGGTCTTGGCTAGATTTTCCATGGGTTCGATCTTGTCCACCCCGTGATCCAAAGAGCTACATGCGGCAATTTAGGGCCAAAAAGAGTCGACACCCCGCCCCAGCCGCGAAATCGCGGCTTTGGCGGGGGTGCGCTCTACGGCCGGCAGGAACGCTGCTGGCGTCCGCGACGGCCTTGCGAAGAAGGGTGCGTGTCCAGCCACCCCCTTACTTGATCTGGACCTGAGCCCCCTGCTCTTCGAACTTCTTCTTGATCGATTCGGCTTCGGTCTTCGAGACGCCTTCCTTGATCTTCTGGGGGGCGCCCTCGACGAGGTCCTTCGCCTCCTTCAGGCCGAGGCTGGTGACTTCGCGAACCACCTTGATGACGTTGATCTTCTTGTCACCCGCGCTGGTCAGAACGACCTCGAACTCGGTCTGCTCTTCGGCCGGAGCCGCCGCAGCCGCGCCGCCGCCCGCCGCCGCCGCCGGAGCCGCAGCCGCGGCCGCCGACACGCCGTAGTGCTCTTCGAGCGCCTTGACGAGGTTGTTCAACTCGAGCACAGACATGCCGTCGATCTTCTGGATGAACTCTTCGACCTGGATAGCCATCTCTTCCTCCGTCGTCTCGGGCCTTCGAGCCCGAAGTCCTGATTATTCTTGCGGCGCGGGGAGCACCCCCCGGCCCGGCTTACTCTTTTTTCTTCGCGACCTGGTCCAGCACGATGGCAAGGCGCTGTGGCCCGGACGCCGCGAGGACTCGAACGAAACGCTGAATCGGCGACTGCATGAGGAAGAGCAGCTTCCCCAGCAGCTCCTGACGGCTCGGCAGGGAAGCGATCTCCTTCACCTGCGAGGCATCGATCGGCCGCCCTTCGACCAGGCCGCCCTTGAACTCGAGGACCGCCGGGGCATCCTTGGCGAAATCGGTCAGGACCTTGGCGAGCGCGACCGGATCCGCCAGGCTGTAGGCCACCGCGGTCGGACCGTTGAAGTGCTCCTTGACCTGCTCGAGCGGCTTGCCGGCGACCGCGAGACGGGCGAGTGTGTTCTTGATGACCACGTACTGCCCGCCGGACTTGCGAACGCGGCTGCGCAGGTCGTTGACCTGGTTCACCGTGATGCCCTTGAATCCCACCACGAAGGCATGCTCCGCCGAGGCCATGGCCTCTTCGTAGCCTCCGAGGATCTCTTCCTTGGTATTTCGCGTCAGTGGCATGTCGAGCTCCCTTACTCCTCAGCGCCCGCGAGGGCGTTCTCGTCGACGCGGATCCCGGGACCCATCGTGGACGACACCGTCGCTGACTTCACGTACTTCCCCTTCGCGGCCGGGGGCTTGGCCTTGATCACGGCGGCGACGAGCGCGTTCGCGTTCTCCGAGAGCTTTTCCGGACCGAAGGAGCGCTTGCCGAAGGGCGCGTGGATGATGCCGGTCTTGTCGACGCGGAACTCGACCTTACCGGCCTTGATCTCCTCCACCGCCCGCTTCACGTCGGGGGTCACCGTGCCGGTCTTCGGATTGGGCATCAGGCCGCGCGGGCCGAGCACCTTGCCGAGCCGCCCGACGACGCGCATCATGTCGGGGGTCGCGACAACCGAATCGAAGTCCAGCCAGCCGCCTTCGATCTTCTTCGCCAGCTCTTCGCCACCGACGTAGTCGGCGCCGGCCTCCTCGGCCTCCTTGATCTTCTCGCCCTGCGCGAAGACCAGGACGCGCGCCGTCCGTCCGAGCCCGTGCGGCAGCAGGACGGTTCCCCGCACCATCTGGTCGGCATGTTTCGGGTCGACGCCGAGCCGCATCGCGATCTCGACCGTTTCGTCGAACTTGGCGTAGGCCGTCTCGGTCGCCAGTTTGATGGCGTCCGCCAGCAGATAGAGCTTGGGCTCCACCTTGGAGGCCGAGCTGCGGTACTTCTTTCCGTGCTTGCTCATTCCTGGTTCCCTCTGGTCCGAACGGCCGTTTTTGCGGCCTCCCAGATCCGTCTGGCCAAGCCCTCAGTTGGGCGAAGCCGGTTTCCCGAGAACTCGACGACTGTCGAGTTCGTTCCAGATCTCGAACTCGACGGCTGTCGAGCTCCTTCAACCAACTCGCAGCTCAGCCCTGGACTTCGATGCCCATGGAGCGGGCGGTGCCCTCGATGATGCGGACGGCGGCTTCGATGGTGCCGGCGTTGAGATCGGGCAGCTTCGACTTCGCGATCTCCTCGACCTGCTGTTTCGAGACCTTTCCGACCTTGTTGCGGTTCGGCACGCCGGATCCCTTCGGGATGCCCGCCGCCTTCATCAGGAGAATCGCCGCAGGCGGCGTCTTGGTGATGAAAGTGTAGCTGCGGTCGGAATAGACCGTGATCACCACCGGAATGATCAGACCTTCCTGGGCCTGGGTTCGGGCGTTGAACGTCTTGCAGAAGTCCATGATGTTCACGCCGGCCTGTCCGAGCGCCGGGCCCACAGGGGGAGCCGGCGTCGCCTTGCCCGCCGGAATCTGCAACTTGACGTACCCGGTAACTTTCTTCGCCATGATTCAACCTTTCCCGACTAGAGCTTCTGGACCTGCAGGAAATCGAGCTCGACCGGCGTGTGCCGCCCGAAAATCGTCACCATGACCTTGAGCGTGTTGCGGTCCAGGTTGACGTCGTCGACCACACCGGTGAAATTGTTGAAGGGACCATCCACGATCTTGACCGGCTCGCCCTTCTCGAAGACATGCTTGGGCTTCGGCTTCTCCTTCGCCGTCACCACCTGCTCGAGGATCTGCGTCACTTCCTCGGCGGAGAGCGGCGTCGGCGTCTTGCCCATGCCGACGAAGCCGGTCACCTTCGGCGTGTTCTTGACCACGTGCCAGGTGTTCTCGTTCATCTCCATCTCGACGAGAATGTAGCCGGGAAAGAACTTGCGCTGCGTTTCGCGCTTCTTGCCGCCCTTGAGCTCGACGATGGTCTCCATCGGAATGCGGATCTCTCCGATCGACTCGCCATAGCCCAAGGCATCGGCACGCTGGCGCAGATGCTGCCGCACCCGCTCCTCGAACCCGGAGTAGGTGTGGACGATGTACCAATGGCGGCTCGCCGGCGGGGAATCCGCCTTGGCGCCGCCCACCTTCTCGGCATCGCCCAAACCCATGAACGAGAAGGTGGGGGCCGTCACGAGCCCACCATTTTGAAGAGCTGGACGATGATCATGTCCGCCAGCCAGAGGTAGATGGCGAAGACGACGCTCGTCACCAGTACCACGATCGTCGTTCCCACGACCTCGTCACGAGTGGGGAACGAGACCTTCTTCATCTCGGCCTTGACCTCGCCGATGAACCGAGGAATCGAAGCGAAGAAGTCCTTGACCTTTTCCAACCAGTTCATTTCGCTCCCACAATCCATGCTTGGCAGGCCAGGAGGGATTCGAACCCCCAACATCCGGTTTTGGAGACCGGCGCTCTACCAGTTCGAGCTACTGGCCTAGAAATCGTCCACATCAGTACGATGCTTACTTGACCACTTCGGTGACGGTGCCCGCGCCGATGGTGCGGCCGCCTTCGCGGATCGCGAAGCGCACGCCCTTCTCCATCGCGATCGGAGCAATGAGCTCGATCGAAAGGTTCACGTTGTCGCCGGGCATCACCATCTCCGTGCCGGCCGGCAGCGTCCCCACTCCCGTCACGTCCGTCGTACGGAAGTAGAACTGCGGACGGTAGCCGTTGAAGAACGGCGTGTGACGACCGCCCTCCTCCTTCGTCAGCACGTACACCTCGCCCTTGAACACCGTGTGCGGCGTGATCGAACCCGGCTTCGCCAGCACCTGCCCGCGCTCCACGTCGTCCTTCTTCGTGCCGCGCAGCAGCACTCCGACGTTGTCGCCCGCCTCGCCGCGATCCAGGAGCTTGCGGAACATCTCGACGCCCGTCACGATCGACTTCTGCGTCGGCCGGATGCCCACGATCTCGATCTCGTCCTGCACCTTCACGATGCCGCGCTCGATCCGGCCCGTCACCACCGTGCCGCGACCCGAAATCGAGAAGATGTCCTCGATCGGCATCAGGAACGCCTTGTCCACGTCGCGCTCCGGCATCGGAATGTAGGTGTCCAGAGCCTCGTACAGCTTGATGATCGACTCCGCGCCCAGAGGACCCGGATCGCCCGTCAGAGCCTTGATCGCCGCGCCGCGGATGATCGGAGTGTCGTCGCCCGGGAACTGGTACGACGACAGCAGGTCGCGAACCTCCATCTCCACCAGGTCCAGCAACTCCGGATCGTCCACCATGTCGCACTTGTTCAGGAACACCACGATGTAGGGCACGCCGACCTGACGCGCCAGCAGGATGTGCTCCCGCGTCTGCGGCATCGGGCCGTCCACCGCCGAAACCACCAGGATCGCGCCGTCCATCTGCGCCGCTCCCGTGATCATGTTCTTCACGTAGTCCGCGTGACCGGGGCAATCGACGTGCGCGTAGTGGCGGTTCGCCGTCGAGTACTCGACGTGCGACGTCGCGATCGTCAGAATCTTCGTGGGGTCACGACGGCCCTGCGACTCGGAAGCCTTCGCCACCTCGTCGTACGGCACATACTTGCCCCAGCCCTTGTCAGCGGCGACCTTCGTCAGCGCCGCAGTCAGCGTCGTCTTCCCATGGTCCACGTGACCGATCGTTCCAACGTTCACGTGCGGCTTGGTGCGGTCGAATTTTTCCTTGCCCATGGCGCCCCGATTGCCTCCTCAGACGGCCGTGCCCGCGGACGGGCGGTTCGTATACAGACTCAAGTACTGCTTGCAGCTCCATCCACCCGAGTGAATCCGGCAAAACCCCGGCGAATCAATGGAGCCCACGATCGGGCTTGAACCGATGACCTCTTCCTTACCAAGGAAGTGCTCTACCGCTGAGCTACGTGGGCGCAGACTCACGCCGGACCCGCGCCGCATCAGCCTGACGGCGGCAGCCGATCAGCGGCGCAACCTGAAGATCTCGCATCTCTCCTGTTGATTCGCTGCCTTTTGCACCCCAACTCCATGCCGCCGCGTAATTTGCGACGGAAGCTGGGTGGACCGCGAATTCTGGCATCTCGGGGATTTCTTGTCTAGCCCCCGTGTAAGCAATTTTTCGACCCGATCGGGCCCGGAGGGCGCTTTTCCTTCAAAATCGGCCCAGAATCTGTCCGTCCGGAGGCTGGCCCCCGCTGGGGATGGCCTCGAGAAGGATATCCCGTGCCGATCCTTCGGACCACCCCCCTGCCCGTCCGAAGTCACCCTGCCTGTGAACCAGCTCGCTGCGGATCTGCCCGACAGGGTGCAGCCTCACGCACCCACCGCCCCGGGGCGGGGCCGGAGGCCGGACGCGCGCCCGGAGGGGGGACCCCTTGGACGGTCAGCCGAGCGCAAACGTACTGCTCGCGAGGAGGAGCTCTCACCTTGAAGAATCTTGAACAGCGCAGTTGGGTGGACGTCCGGCGGAGAGTCGTATGACGGGACGGCAGGCCTGGCTTCCGATCGCCGGCCTCTGGCTCGCTCTCGGGTTCGGCCCGTTCGGCCCGGTGGCGGCGCGCGCCGCCTGCCCGCAGGGGCATGGGCCCTTCGGTACCACGCTGCTGACGCCCGACAGGGCTTACCTCGTCTGTATCGTCGACGCGTCGACGCCCGGCAAGTACGAGCTCTACAGCGCGCCCACCGCCGGAGGCCCGGCCGTCCGCCTGTCGCCCGACCTCGGCGCCGACCGCGACGTGATTCTGGTGGCCATCTCGCCCGACAGCCGGAGGGTCGCCTTCTCAGCCGACCCGATCAGCTGGACCAAATACGAGCTCTACACCGTCGCCATCGGCGGCGGCCCGGCCACGAAGCTGAACGGCTGGCTGCCGCACGAGCATGACGTCGACGATTTCGCCTGGAGCTCGGACGGCCGCCGCGTCGTCTACCGCCAGGGACGAAACACGGTCGGCTCCTGGCACCTCTACTCCTCGCCTGCCACGGGAGGCTCGTCCGTGCGCCTCTCGCCCGAAATGCCGATCGGGGGCGCCGTGCAGCGGCCCTTCCAGATCCTCGGCGGCGGCCTGGTGCGCTACTCGGCCAACCTCGACGGCGGCGGCATCT comes from the Thermoanaerobaculia bacterium genome and includes:
- a CDS encoding PD40 domain-containing protein, giving the protein MTGRQAWLPIAGLWLALGFGPFGPVAARAACPQGHGPFGTTLLTPDRAYLVCIVDASTPGKYELYSAPTAGGPAVRLSPDLGADRDVILVAISPDSRRVAFSADPISWTKYELYTVAIGGGPATKLNGWLPHEHDVDDFAWSSDGRRVVYRQGRNTVGSWHLYSSPATGGSSVRLSPEMPIGGAVQRPFQILGGGLVRYSANLDGGGIFDWYVAPDSGGMTLQEVFREDFETGTAASWR
- a CDS encoding 50S ribosomal protein L1, translated to MSKHGKKYRSSASKVEPKLYLLADAIKLATETAYAKFDETVEIAMRLGVDPKHADQMVRGTVLLPHGLGRTARVLVFAQGEKIKEAEEAGADYVGGEELAKKIEGGWLDFDSVVATPDMMRVVGRLGKVLGPRGLMPNPKTGTVTPDVKRAVEEIKAGKVEFRVDKTGIIHAPFGKRSFGPEKLSENANALVAAVIKAKPPAAKGKYVKSATVSSTMGPGIRVDENALAGAEE
- the rplK gene encoding 50S ribosomal protein L11 codes for the protein MAKKVTGYVKLQIPAGKATPAPPVGPALGQAGVNIMDFCKTFNARTQAQEGLIIPVVITVYSDRSYTFITKTPPAAILLMKAAGIPKGSGVPNRNKVGKVSKQQVEEIAKSKLPDLNAGTIEAAVRIIEGTARSMGIEVQG
- the secE gene encoding preprotein translocase subunit SecE codes for the protein MNWLEKVKDFFASIPRFIGEVKAEMKKVSFPTRDEVVGTTIVVLVTSVVFAIYLWLADMIIVQLFKMVGS
- the nusG gene encoding transcription termination/antitermination factor NusG: MGLGDAEKVGGAKADSPPASRHWYIVHTYSGFEERVRQHLRQRADALGYGESIGEIRIPMETIVELKGGKKRETQRKFFPGYILVEMEMNENTWHVVKNTPKVTGFVGMGKTPTPLSAEEVTQILEQVVTAKEKPKPKHVFEKGEPVKIVDGPFNNFTGVVDDVNLDRNTLKVMVTIFGRHTPVELDFLQVQKL
- the tuf gene encoding elongation factor Tu, with translation MGKEKFDRTKPHVNVGTIGHVDHGKTTLTAALTKVAADKGWGKYVPYDEVAKASESQGRRDPTKILTIATSHVEYSTANRHYAHVDCPGHADYVKNMITGAAQMDGAILVVSAVDGPMPQTREHILLARQVGVPYIVVFLNKCDMVDDPELLDLVEMEVRDLLSSYQFPGDDTPIIRGAAIKALTGDPGPLGAESIIKLYEALDTYIPMPERDVDKAFLMPIEDIFSISGRGTVVTGRIERGIVKVQDEIEIVGIRPTQKSIVTGVEMFRKLLDRGEAGDNVGVLLRGTKKDDVERGQVLAKPGSITPHTVFKGEVYVLTKEEGGRHTPFFNGYRPQFYFRTTDVTGVGTLPAGTEMVMPGDNVNLSIELIAPIAMEKGVRFAIREGGRTIGAGTVTEVVK
- the rplL gene encoding 50S ribosomal protein L7/L12; its protein translation is MAIQVEEFIQKIDGMSVLELNNLVKALEEHYGVSAAAAAAPAAAAGGGAAAAAPAEEQTEFEVVLTSAGDKKINVIKVVREVTSLGLKEAKDLVEGAPQKIKEGVSKTEAESIKKKFEEQGAQVQIK
- the rpoB gene encoding DNA-directed RNA polymerase subunit beta, whose product is MENLAKTVGRTRKNFSRIQSTLAIPNLIDVQKRSYDRFLQMNLLPEERANQGLQSVFTSIFPFSDFRETCSLDFVKYTIGEWQCKCGEMKGLEFLRTTCTNCGSRVMTDHPHEETVTCTQCGFVNKNRVTKCDTCGNPVDLHLDYSIADCQERGMTFAVPLKVTFRLFVYDKDPETGARMMRDAKEEEVYFGEIPLMSDHGTFIVNGTERVIVSQLHRSPGVFFTKEGPRTYLSKIIPYRGSWVEFEYDQKEVLSVRIDRKRKFHGTVFLRALGLETDESILRQFYAAVGVDVSNPSEFTLTIPPTVLERERHRDRQTRGRRETYPVFAGVTLSKAMVAELEQGKPVQTKVKTSDLESALFAADVVDLETGEVLFEANDLVPADISERLKGKNHTGVEVIFPEWDLCGAVLSNTLAKDNTRNSKEALLEIYRRMRPGDPPTLDSARSLFYGMFFDAKRYDFSRVGRFKFNIKLDSEVPVDQKTLSESDFIRVIEYLLRLHKDIGRVDDIDNLGNRRVRAVGELLENQFRIGLVRMERAIKEKMSVHQDIDSAMPHDLINSKPVIAAIKEFFGSSQLSQFMDQTNPLSEVTHKRRLSALGPGGLSRERAGFEVRDVHASHYGRICPIETPEGPNIGLISSLATYARINEYGFIESPYKKVENGRVLNHYKVVKVGDGKFKLGQLITEDDLLGENARLAKAGKRLIEPEPQAFYLTAWEEEKYIIAQANQRTDDKGIFRDDRVIARAGGDFVTVERDRVDYMDISPKQLVSVAAALIPFLEHDDANRALMGSNMQRQAVPLLVADAPIVGTGLEGTVARDSGAVVLCQRGGIVDLVDGERIIVRVEGEDIETGEQKEFGADIYQLTKFRRSNQNTCINQRPVVKQGTRVRKGDVLADGPSTDMGELALGRNVLVAFTPWRGYNFEDAILISEKMVKEDYFTSIHIEEFEIESRDTKLGPEEITRDIPNVSEAALKDLDEAGIIRIGATVKAGDILVGKVTPKGETQLTPEEKLLRAIFGEKAGDVRDASLKVPPGIEGTIVDVKIFSRKGVEKDIRAQEIENQEIDRLEKNARDEVRIFSEERNKKINDILLGQVVTAAVKSRTGEKVLDKGDRITREALLSLSRQEVIRLPLAEKKLSDRVELVYRKTDSHIEILHRVNKQRIELLQKGDELPPGVIKLVKVYVAMKRKLQVGDKMAGRHGNKGVISRILPEEDLPYLPDGTPVEIVLNPLGVPSRMNVGQILETHLGWVGKVLGLEFATPVFDGCTEEDMRALFDEAGLPHSGKTLLFDGMTGEPFEQHVTVGYIYMLKLSHLVDDKIHARSIGPYSLITQQPLGGKAQFGGQRFGEMEVWALEAYGAAYTLQELLTVKSDDVEGRSRVYEAIVKGEVPEEPGLPESFNVLVRELQSLCLDVELLKI
- the rplJ gene encoding 50S ribosomal protein L10 → MPLTRNTKEEILGGYEEAMASAEHAFVVGFKGITVNQVNDLRSRVRKSGGQYVVIKNTLARLAVAGKPLEQVKEHFNGPTAVAYSLADPVALAKVLTDFAKDAPAVLEFKGGLVEGRPIDASQVKEIASLPSRQELLGKLLFLMQSPIQRFVRVLAASGPQRLAIVLDQVAKKKE